The genomic window ACATCACTGATGTCATACAGTTCAAACTTCCAGTGAAAGACTAAGCAAACCTGACCGTTTCCGTCAAGTTCACCGCTAAGCGCCAAGAGCGTCCACCGTCTCTTCAGTTGTCTGCCAAATTCATTCCGAGTGGAGGGCAGTGTGCTGGTGTAACGCGTGGGCACTGATGAAGCCATTCGTCTCGCTGGCAGATAGACTGCTGAAGTCAGCCACGGAGACGGCCATTTTGGCACTGGTAATATGATGCGTGTGATTCTCAAAATCAACGCCCAAGTTATTTACAGAAACATCATTCATGTACGATTCCGGGACCGCAATCCCCATTTTTAGTCTCTTCGTAGGCCTTTCAGACTCCTCACTGCACATGTTCATTGGGTTTAGCTCAGAGTGATAAAATCCAGtctcaaataaattaaaacaatcgCTTTCACCATTACTAGGCAAGTTAAGCAAATCTTCTGTTACGACAGGCACGTGATTAACTGCCGTTCGGGGCAAGCTGTCCAGAGGTGGGAAGGCATCGTCTAAGCAGTTCACATCCGTAGAGTGGCAAACTGTGGCTACGCTGTTGGTCAGGgctggaacaacaacaaaagatggaGACTTTGACTATACAGGTCTGGAAGGTAGGAAGGACAGACAGATAACAGGCAGATCACAAACAGGGTTGGGCGCTTGGGTGCCCGAAGCGGCCGGTCTTTCCTGGCACAACCAGCGCTGCCccacgggggcggggggaggcgtgggtgtcGGAGCGCCGgcaggtgcacacacgcaggcgtggGCATCTGCGTCTGTGTGCCCGCCGGTGTGCTgacgcctgcgcctcccccccccgggtgcggcgctggctgcgcccggagagactggccacttcgggcacccaagcgcccaaccctaattcacAAATGCACCCCCACACAGTCCCTGTTTCCTGCACCTCTAGATTTACCTGTCAAGTCATTGGCAGTGATAGAGTTCAAGATGCTTAGCTGTTGGTCAGGAATGGGCTCCGGTTTACTGTTTGCAGTTATGGCTGAAGAATGAACAGCTCCACCAAGagcttctgcttcatcgactaatCGATCCATGTAGTCCCTGCAAGAGCATTGTCAACAAAGTTTTTAAAGTCAGCCTTGCTGGAGGAAAGATTTTATACCTTTAGAATATCATTGGTGCAATGTTACAATGCAGAGGATGCTGGGACATTTTAGAGGGTTAAGTTAATGAAGCAAAACCAAAATAATATAAATGGTGACTTTCCAAGGGCTCGGAACTTACGTGACTCCAGGATGGTGGTTGtatctctttttcccaaatctcGTTTGCTGAGCAAAGTAGTCATATCGTTCCGATTTCTTCCACATGTAATAAAACGCTACGCATTCAGCGACTGTTCTGCTTCTCACctaggaagaaggaaaggaaaaacactCTTGACACTGAATGCTGTCATAAATCCTTACTCAAAAACACTGTCATAAATCCTTACTCAAAACTACAAAATATTAGAAAACATCGAATCTAGTTCCTAGATAGACTCCAAGTTATAGAGGTGAAACCTCCATAAATGGTATTTCAGTgatgccttctaaggagcaagagTTCAATAGTCAAGAAACAATATAATCAGCTGTTGTGTGATATTCAGAAAGTTCAGCAGAAGAAAATTTTatcttctctacccaaaaggcACTGACAGCCATTGTTAGAATATATACAAGTATCACTGAGTTCAAGAGAACAGTTTACTACATACTGGGAATAAAGCGTTTTAAAGGGTCACTCATTCTATCCACTTCgttccattcgctggcaggggctcatgggaattgttgtccatggacatctgaagggctgcagtttgaccacccctgctttaaggtatgCCACTCCTTACAGAATACTCTGGCTTCACAGAAGCCTCATGTAAACATATGGCAGAGCCATGGTATTGACAGAGGACTCACTTCCACATTAAGCTGAATTAGATGCTACTATTGTCTCAGAAGTTCAAAGCACAGGATAAAAACCTTTTCAATAAAATAACTGTGACAATGAACGCTCCTATGGTAACAGTAGCTGCAGTAAATCCAACAGTCTCCAGGCTGTGCTCCAACTCCAATTCCCCTTTCCATCCTACTGCTGcttttttaaatgtatctttcTCTGATTAATTCAAATGCATTATTCTACTATGCCTTTCACATCCTACTCAAGCACACAATTACAACTTCGTTTTTTAATGAAAGCTCATGGCATATTTTTTCTTTGTTCAGGCTTCTATATGTCAGAACACAAACTGCTCAAAGCAAGAATTAAAAGGCAGcgatataaaaaaacaatttaaaaagtagATCCTGGACATGATTAGAAGAGCGCGCTGTATCCATGCTCTACTCATTTCACTTTCTACACAGCATTCCTTCACAAAATGTAgctttttatactccgctttcttctaccttaaggagtctcaaagtggcttacaattgtaaACCCTTCCTATCCCCGCAACAAGCATCTTGTGAGGGAGGCTGATagttctgagaaaactctgactaaccaaggtcacccagcaggctacctgtggagaaggagtgggggatcaaacccagttctctagattagagtctattACACCACACAGACTCTCCTGCAGCCAAGTCTGCAAGCAACATCTCCAAAGTCACAGTAGATGAAGGAGGCACTGGACCACAAAAGTTTATGCCACAACAAAccagttagtctttaaggtaccacacAGCTCTTTGTTGATATTTTTCTGCAAGAGACTAACTTGTTTAACCTTTCTGGAATCAACAAATAGCAAGTGTGATTTCAAAATTGGAAACAAACGGTACTGCAACTCAGGAAGGACTGGACTGAATCTAGCCATCCCCCCTCTTCTATTCTAAAATAATAGGCATGTACATCTTCTGTATGGTTATGCAAAGCTAAAATCTAAATGAGCAAAGCaatgactttaaaaataaaataaataaataacgtctCCCAAAGCAATGATACCCCAGCTACAGACTACTTCAGAGATGAACAGGCTGACTCATCTACTAAATGGTTGCTTTACAATGTTTGTTGTAAAATTAGCATGCAAATAGCCAGACAGCAACAAATGCTGTTTATGTGACTCTCCACGTTATAACTGATTTAATTAGATCCTTCGGAGAATTTAAATGACTTCAGTACCGTTAGTTTCATTTATTGGTATAATAACTTACCTTGTTTTTTTGTATGAGATGAAAATCTTTCCCATAAATCAGAAGTGCATGTTCAAAGTTTCTACATTCTTCTTCTGTCCAGGCTGTCATCTCTTGAGATAGGCAGAAagagacggggggagggggggggcaaaaaaaaaggaaatgaagaagaTTGGCATTTTGGTCTTTCTGGCTTGAAACATCTGGACAAACTGAGAACTACTTCAACTAAATACTAGTAATTGGCTCATTAAAACAGGGTTCTAGGTGAGGATCAGTTGTCGTGGGGATGCAATAAGTCTTTGTGCACGGGGTTGGGGGGGCATTTACGTCCCGTGATGAAATAATGCAGGCTGAACCAGatgtatcattcattcattcattcattcattcattcattcattcattcattcatatttatataccaccctccccgatggctcagggcggtttacatatgactgaaactatacatggaaccatacatttaataattataacattcatattattaactaatatatcagtataacataacagtataacataaacaatagtaCAATATTTGCTGGCGCATAAgactattttttccccctgaaaaacatgccttcaaggggggggggggtcgtcctatacgccggatgcacttcagttgggacagacatagctgcccatagtggcccagaatactgtaatgtaatgtaacaagctctatattttgagtggaaatgttggggggtcgtcttatacgcccagtcatcttatacgccggcaaatatggtaattcaaacaggtccaggagtcttagtgagtttctgggggaagcaggggccctgAAGATGTTGGCTGGTTATTTCACTGGGGCTTCTCTGTTGCAAGCCTGCTTTGGAAAGCACTCCCAGATCTATTTTCACTTCACTTGCGATAAAATGATCTGCACACTTGGATTATCACAATGGCACTCAACTCCTTAAGCCAGTCATGATGGCAGTATCTTGATAGCATCTGGATTTAAAGCCAAGCTCAAGGCAAAATACCATAATCTTAGTCTGTGTTTCCTgaaaacaatttatttatattttaaatctacTCAAATTTTCTTTACGTTTTTAAGTAACTTATTTAAGTGCTAAAGTGTGTTTTTTGTTAAAGTCTGACTTCTTGTGGGTTCACATAAAACTGTTTTTGCCACATGAATATTTACTATCAGTCATCTTGTTGGTTCAAGTAATCTCTTACATGCTGTTCAAACATCTCTGAAAAGTGTGACTGGTGGTTATCGCTGAAGTAATACAGTACAAAAACGTTTTCAGGGATGGAATAACTACAAATATAGAACCTTAACACTATTATTCTTGTATTTTTCCAGCACAGTTAAGCTCTCTGGTCTGCCACCATAACGGATGAAGAACTGGAGGAATAATTTGCCATCCAGACTAATTTCTCCACCTTGCAAATTCAAAATGTTAAAACATGCTTAACTCTCAAGAAAGAGTTCTTACCTTGAGATGCC from Paroedura picta isolate Pp20150507F chromosome 7, Ppicta_v3.0, whole genome shotgun sequence includes these protein-coding regions:
- the MIER3 gene encoding mesoderm induction early response protein 3 isoform X1 — encoded protein: MAEASFGSSSPVGSLSSEDHDFDPTAEMLVHDYDDERTLEEEEMMDEGKNFNSEIEDLEKEGSMPLEDLLAFYGYEPTIPVIASSSADSSPSELADELPDMTLDKEEIAKDLLSGDDEETQSSADDLTPSVTSHEATDFFPRPLRSNTTCDGEKESDGEDVEVDTGNSSEDLRKEIMIGSQFQAEIPPYLSKCSDDEKVYENEDQLLWQPDVLSESKVKEYLFETSLRTGNEKTMGRIPEGMHTRDNEQALYELLKCNHNIKEALERYCSNGKASQEMTAWTEEECRNFEHALLIYGKDFHLIQKNKVRSRTVAECVAFYYMWKKSERYDYFAQQTRFGKKRYNHHPGVTDYMDRLVDEAEALGGAVHSSAITANSKPEPIPDQQLSILNSITANDLTALTNSVATVCHSTDVNCLDDAFPPLDSLPRTAVNHVPVVTEDLLNLPSNGESDCFNLFETGFYHSELNPMNMCSEESERPTKRLKMGIAVPESYMNDVSVNNLGVDFENHTHHITSAKMAVSVADFSSLSASETNGFISAHALHQHTALHSE
- the MIER3 gene encoding mesoderm induction early response protein 3 isoform X2, producing MLVHDYDDERTLEEEEMMDEGKNFNSEIEDLEKEGSMPLEDLLAFYGYEPTIPVIASSSADSSPSELADELPDMTLDKEEIAKDLLSGDDEETQSSADDLTPSVTSHEATDFFPRPLRSNTTCDGEKESDGEDVEVDTGNSSEDLRKEIMIGSQFQAEIPPYLSKCSDDEKVYENEDQLLWQPDVLSESKVKEYLFETSLRTGNEKTMGRIPEGMHTRDNEQALYELLKCNHNIKEALERYCSNGKASQEMTAWTEEECRNFEHALLIYGKDFHLIQKNKVRSRTVAECVAFYYMWKKSERYDYFAQQTRFGKKRYNHHPGVTDYMDRLVDEAEALGGAVHSSAITANSKPEPIPDQQLSILNSITANDLTALTNSVATVCHSTDVNCLDDAFPPLDSLPRTAVNHVPVVTEDLLNLPSNGESDCFNLFETGFYHSELNPMNMCSEESERPTKRLKMGIAVPESYMNDVSVNNLGVDFENHTHHITSAKMAVSVADFSSLSASETNGFISAHALHQHTALHSE